Proteins found in one Bacteroidetes bacterium GWF2_43_63 genomic segment:
- a CDS encoding DNA polymerase III subunit beta, whose amino-acid sequence MNFIISSNILLKGLQNVSGLLSSNSLVPIIENFLFSTDGSKLLVTATDNETRAVVELSPEKISGKGAVAIPPRVLLETLKTFPNIPITINVNEETFAVEINAGEGVYRLAGYNPENYPTIAAIENAKSISMSSIVLQNAVSSTIFACGNDEIRPQLMGVFFEITPDYTNFVATDAHKLVRFRRNDIKSDEAHSFIVHKKPLNLLRNLLSGFDCNVGVEFNNTNVSFRFENYQIVCRLLDGKYPAYEGVIPKDNNYKLVINRNSLISTLKRVAIFANQASHQVRFDVKGQELNISAEDIDYSNEAKERLNCIYDGADIEIGFNSKFFLETLQTLACENITMTLSSPTRAALLIPEETNSAEEDILMLIMPIMLNA is encoded by the coding sequence ATGAATTTCATTATTTCAAGCAATATTCTCCTCAAAGGACTGCAAAATGTAAGTGGTCTGCTTTCCAGCAACAGTCTGGTTCCTATCATTGAGAATTTTCTGTTCAGTACCGACGGATCCAAACTCCTGGTGACTGCCACGGACAACGAGACCAGAGCTGTGGTTGAATTGAGCCCTGAGAAAATCAGTGGTAAAGGTGCCGTTGCAATTCCACCGCGCGTACTGCTGGAAACGCTCAAAACTTTTCCGAATATTCCTATTACCATCAATGTAAACGAAGAAACCTTTGCCGTTGAAATCAATGCAGGGGAAGGCGTTTACAGACTGGCCGGCTACAATCCTGAAAATTACCCAACTATTGCAGCTATTGAAAATGCGAAATCCATTTCAATGAGCAGCATTGTACTTCAGAATGCCGTCAGCAGCACCATTTTCGCATGTGGAAACGACGAGATCCGCCCGCAGCTGATGGGTGTATTTTTCGAGATTACTCCGGACTACACCAATTTTGTGGCTACTGATGCTCACAAACTGGTTCGTTTCCGCCGCAATGATATTAAATCGGACGAAGCTCATTCATTTATCGTTCACAAAAAACCGCTGAACCTGCTCCGAAACCTGCTCAGTGGTTTCGACTGCAATGTTGGTGTTGAGTTCAATAATACCAATGTTTCGTTCCGTTTCGAAAACTATCAGATTGTTTGTCGTCTGCTCGATGGCAAGTATCCGGCTTATGAAGGCGTCATTCCAAAAGACAACAACTACAAACTGGTTATCAACCGTAATTCGCTCATCAGCACTCTGAAGCGTGTGGCTATTTTTGCCAATCAGGCCTCCCATCAGGTTCGCTTCGACGTCAAAGGGCAGGAACTCAATATTTCAGCTGAAGACATCGACTACTCAAACGAAGCAAAAGAGCGTCTGAACTGCATCTATGATGGAGCTGACATTGAAATCGGCTTCAATTCAAAATTCTTCCTCGAAACATTACAGACTCTGGCTTGTGAAAACATTACAATGACTTTGTCTTCGCCTACCAGAGCCGCTCTGCTTATTCCTGAAGAAACCAATTCGGCTGAGGAAGACATCCTTATGCTCATTATGCCTATCATGCTCAACGCATAA